In the genome of Nitrospira japonica, one region contains:
- the gap gene encoding type I glyceraldehyde-3-phosphate dehydrogenase, with protein sequence MAIRVGINGFGRIGRNVLRASLGDPELEFVAINDLTDAKTLAYLLKYDSVHGTLKGTVEAKDDQILVDGKATKVLAVKDPKELPWKDLNIDVVIESTGRFTDRESAGKHLSAGAKRVIISAPAKDPDVTIVLGVNDNTFDPASHLIVSNASCTTNCLAPVAKVLLENFGIKHGIMTTIHSYTNDQQLLDLPHKDLRRARAAGMSMIPTSTGAAKALHLVIPQLKGKMDGLAIRVPTPNVSLVDLTVETEKDCDVASVNEAYRKAASGPLKGILEYSEAPIVSIDQKGDDHSATVDAPLTAVIDKRLVKVTAWYDNEWGYSCRVRDLIKVIVAKTKSR encoded by the coding sequence ATGGCTATCAGAGTCGGTATCAATGGATTCGGCAGAATAGGAAGAAACGTCCTGCGGGCCTCGCTCGGAGACCCTGAGTTGGAATTTGTGGCGATCAATGACCTGACGGACGCCAAGACCTTGGCGTACCTTCTGAAATACGATTCGGTGCACGGGACGCTGAAGGGGACCGTGGAGGCAAAAGACGACCAGATTCTCGTCGACGGAAAAGCGACGAAAGTCCTGGCGGTCAAGGATCCCAAGGAGCTTCCCTGGAAGGATTTGAATATCGACGTCGTCATCGAATCGACGGGACGGTTTACCGACCGGGAGAGCGCCGGGAAACATCTGTCCGCCGGAGCCAAACGCGTCATCATCTCGGCGCCGGCCAAGGATCCCGACGTGACGATCGTGCTCGGTGTCAATGACAATACCTTCGATCCGGCGTCGCACCTCATCGTATCGAACGCGTCCTGCACGACCAACTGCCTGGCTCCCGTGGCAAAAGTGCTTCTGGAGAACTTCGGCATCAAGCACGGCATCATGACCACGATCCACTCCTATACCAACGATCAACAACTGCTGGATCTGCCGCACAAGGACCTCCGCCGCGCGCGAGCCGCCGGCATGTCGATGATCCCGACGAGCACCGGTGCGGCCAAGGCGCTCCATTTGGTCATCCCGCAGCTCAAAGGGAAGATGGACGGACTCGCCATCCGCGTGCCGACTCCCAACGTCTCGCTGGTCGATTTGACCGTGGAAACCGAAAAGGATTGCGACGTCGCGTCGGTCAACGAAGCCTACCGCAAGGCCGCGAGCGGTCCGCTGAAAGGCATTCTCGAGTATTCCGAGGCTCCCATCGTCTCGATCGATCAGAAGGGTGACGATCACTCCGCAACCGTCGACGCCCCGCTGACCGCCGTCATCGACAAACGGCTGGTGAAAGTAACAGCCTGGTATGACAACGAATGGGGATATTCCTGCCGGGTCAGGGACTTGATCAAAGTGATTGTGGCAAAGACCAAGAGCCGATGA
- a CDS encoding endonuclease MutS2: protein MPGRSNFSELTTRALEWRVLLEALAAHARSAMGIARCRALVLTTDIHAARRRQQETWEMARLQDSLDPMPALSFPDVREPLSRASKGAALDTHELRDHAVVLSLWSEVLRYVRRHGVEAPALASAAAALESFPELTSIIAALEEAIHIDGSMKESASPGLLRLTHQANDLKQRIRHRLDDLLHSRSYEEILQEPYFDQREGRYVLPVKAGLQGRVSGIVHDVSSSGATVFFEPRELVELNNAIKLAELEIDREARRILRELSGLIAAQAERIGAGLEVLAELDEIAARALFGRRLGAQPVSLNSNGLIRLKGAKHPLLVLSRDQVIANDIVLDDTVNVLIISGPNTGGKTVTLKILGLFALMVQAGLLLPCEAESDMAVFSAVYADIGDAQDLARDLSSFSAHMTQMIDLLREAERDGDSGSGRRTGSALVLFDEPVTSTDPAEGAALAEALLCRLAALGMKVVATTHYRSLKTLAQTRAGFTNASVGFDLATLSPTYQLFLGVPGGSSALEIAGRLGMDQAVLDEARQKLGLEDRALERLLSDLHGKQRQLADDLARAAELRAQAEEAARLAKGELARLESAEREAKKSIRKKLQDQFSRARAEVQATVDEAKREQKFTTAQAAKRRLAELEEQSRDALEPERVRVPVERLKVGDLVEIGGLNTIGTLLEVPLGKKRVRVKVGEGEVSALCSGLFGIAQEAGDPKDGSPARSASPRVSTQPRAYHAAEQSVVDVRGKTADEALEEVVAVLDRAALAGAPLVRVIHGHGTGRLKAAVRDYLGRSPYVQDFRSGDPAEGGDGVTVARLRE, encoded by the coding sequence ATGCCGGGGCGATCCAATTTTTCCGAGCTTACGACTCGAGCGCTCGAATGGAGGGTTCTCCTGGAGGCCCTCGCCGCGCATGCCCGTTCCGCAATGGGGATCGCCCGGTGTCGCGCTCTCGTATTGACGACGGATATCCACGCGGCCCGGAGGCGGCAACAGGAAACGTGGGAGATGGCGAGGCTGCAGGACAGTCTCGATCCCATGCCCGCGCTCTCTTTCCCCGACGTCCGTGAGCCACTGTCCCGCGCAAGCAAAGGCGCGGCGTTGGACACGCATGAACTGCGCGATCATGCGGTGGTTCTCTCACTATGGTCCGAGGTGCTCCGGTATGTGCGGCGACATGGAGTGGAGGCGCCCGCATTGGCCTCCGCCGCCGCGGCGCTGGAGAGCTTTCCAGAATTGACAAGCATCATTGCCGCTTTGGAGGAAGCGATTCATATCGACGGCTCGATGAAGGAGTCCGCGTCACCCGGCCTGCTTCGGCTGACGCATCAGGCCAACGATCTGAAACAGCGGATCCGGCATCGGCTCGACGACCTCCTTCATTCTCGATCCTATGAGGAAATCCTGCAGGAGCCGTATTTCGATCAACGCGAGGGACGCTATGTGTTGCCGGTCAAAGCCGGTCTGCAGGGGCGCGTTTCGGGAATCGTGCATGATGTCTCGTCCAGCGGGGCAACGGTATTTTTCGAGCCGCGCGAGTTGGTGGAATTGAACAATGCCATCAAGCTTGCCGAACTCGAAATCGATCGGGAGGCGAGAAGGATCCTCAGGGAACTGTCCGGTCTGATTGCTGCGCAAGCGGAACGAATCGGAGCCGGCCTCGAGGTGCTGGCCGAATTGGATGAGATCGCCGCACGCGCGTTATTCGGCCGCCGCTTGGGGGCCCAGCCCGTCTCATTGAATTCCAATGGGTTGATTCGACTCAAAGGGGCCAAGCATCCGTTGCTGGTTCTGTCGAGGGATCAGGTGATCGCCAACGACATTGTGTTGGACGACACGGTCAACGTGCTGATCATTTCGGGTCCGAACACGGGCGGGAAAACGGTCACGCTCAAGATTCTCGGTCTATTTGCCTTGATGGTCCAGGCGGGATTGCTGCTCCCTTGCGAGGCGGAGTCCGACATGGCGGTCTTTTCAGCCGTCTACGCGGACATCGGGGATGCGCAGGACTTGGCACGCGATCTATCGAGCTTTTCCGCCCACATGACGCAAATGATCGATTTGTTGCGGGAGGCGGAACGGGACGGTGACTCAGGATCCGGGCGGCGTACCGGGTCGGCGCTGGTGTTGTTCGATGAACCGGTCACTTCGACGGATCCGGCCGAAGGGGCTGCCTTGGCAGAGGCGCTCCTGTGTCGCCTTGCGGCACTGGGGATGAAAGTTGTGGCTACGACGCATTATCGGTCTCTGAAGACTTTGGCACAGACCAGGGCGGGATTTACCAATGCCAGTGTGGGGTTCGACTTGGCCACGCTCTCGCCGACCTATCAGCTGTTCCTCGGCGTTCCTGGCGGATCCTCGGCCCTCGAGATCGCCGGCCGATTGGGTATGGACCAAGCCGTGCTGGACGAGGCCAGGCAAAAGTTGGGACTGGAAGACCGGGCGCTCGAACGGCTGTTGAGCGATCTGCACGGCAAGCAGCGACAATTGGCGGATGATCTCGCTCGAGCCGCCGAGTTACGGGCTCAAGCGGAGGAGGCCGCCCGGTTGGCCAAAGGAGAGCTGGCCCGATTGGAATCCGCCGAGCGGGAGGCGAAGAAGAGCATCAGGAAAAAGCTGCAAGACCAGTTCAGCCGCGCGAGAGCCGAGGTACAGGCGACGGTCGACGAGGCGAAACGAGAGCAGAAGTTTACAACGGCGCAAGCGGCAAAACGACGGCTTGCCGAACTGGAGGAACAGTCGCGGGACGCTCTGGAGCCCGAGCGGGTTCGAGTCCCGGTCGAACGGCTGAAGGTGGGTGATCTGGTCGAGATCGGAGGACTCAACACGATCGGCACGCTGCTCGAAGTTCCGCTCGGCAAAAAGCGCGTGCGCGTGAAGGTCGGAGAGGGGGAGGTGTCCGCTCTGTGTTCCGGGTTGTTCGGGATCGCGCAGGAGGCCGGAGATCCAAAGGACGGATCACCTGCTCGATCGGCTTCGCCGAGGGTCTCGACGCAGCCGCGTGCCTATCATGCGGCTGAACAGAGCGTCGTCGACGTGCGGGGCAAAACGGCGGATGAGGCGCTGGAGGAAGTCGTGGCGGTCTTGGATCGAGCGGCGTTGGCGGGTGCACCTCTCGTCCGTGTGATTCACGGGCACGGGACCGGCCGTCTCAAGGCGGCGGTGAGAGACTATCTCGGCCGATCGCCCTACGTCCAAGACTTCCGATCCGGGGATCCAGCAGAAGGAGGAGACGGCGTCACGGTGGCACGACTGCGAGAATGA